From a region of the Sporosarcina ureilytica genome:
- a CDS encoding DUF6063 family protein: MRYSEEKVVSAFKLYLDLARDGVVGSDWSTLYKADDDVRDLLDLFAKEVSCVNIPVGSELFLIPETRLSPFHVSNDYLKRTYFSSRAVNADIYLLYFATLILFGFFYDSYQSTETTRDFIRLEDWVREVHDKIEALKEHDEETLKKEEQEFSYNWTLIIEKWDAMDDLRESAKRQTGNTISRMSFIDGVKRFLIDQQLVKEIGNMEVTLTEKAKTIIQKYFMDLEYNKGIFEFIYETEQGDVDADN, encoded by the coding sequence ATGCGTTATAGTGAGGAAAAGGTAGTTTCAGCCTTTAAGTTATACTTGGATTTGGCACGTGATGGAGTTGTTGGTTCGGATTGGTCAACGTTGTATAAAGCAGATGATGATGTACGGGATTTATTGGATTTATTTGCGAAAGAAGTTTCTTGTGTCAATATCCCTGTTGGCAGTGAATTGTTTCTAATTCCAGAAACGAGGTTATCGCCTTTTCATGTAAGTAATGATTATTTGAAAAGAACGTATTTTTCAAGTCGTGCGGTGAATGCCGATATTTACTTACTCTATTTTGCAACCCTTATTTTGTTTGGTTTTTTCTATGACAGCTATCAATCGACAGAAACGACACGAGATTTTATTCGCCTAGAGGATTGGGTTCGGGAAGTACACGATAAAATTGAAGCTTTAAAAGAACATGATGAAGAAACGTTGAAAAAAGAAGAGCAAGAGTTTTCCTATAATTGGACACTGATTATTGAAAAGTGGGATGCGATGGATGATCTCCGGGAAAGTGCGAAAAGGCAAACTGGAAATACAATTAGTCGGATGAGTTTTATTGACGGAGTGAAAAGGTTTTTAATTGACCAGCAACTAGTCAAGGAAATTGGGAATATGGAAGTGACACTGACCGAAAAAGCGAAAACGATTATTCAAAAGTACTTTATGGATTTGGAATATAATAAAGGTATTTTTGAATTTATTTATGAAACAGAACAGGGGGATGTAGATGCCGACAATTAG
- a CDS encoding Wadjet anti-phage system protein JetD domain-containing protein, translating into MDKQLNQLTLRSKVTITLEELSVLFHGNGQRFEELAADILKLEEENILQPVKSAGQTTRTPSVAYRYRINKSKLQADFHVELHRYTSQFHSAIRLDCYYSMPPEIFLNDLPFIERIQTYLTEVGFPQESVPAPERSAALVGDEKWIDEGGGREVLERIGLWNVMKIVPVSDPLMMAFNVKIVMNPQQFHLIVENKTTYQALLPILSETVFSTLIYGSGNKIVKSIEQFDWQFPIQKANHTFYYFGDIDRSGITIWNSLNEKRQVIPATPFYEACLSKSPFKGKTNQRKDIKAIENFVTAMPCGPKVESLLEDGHYYPQEVLKSSELREIWRNWSWNIMNGKA; encoded by the coding sequence TTGGACAAGCAATTGAATCAACTCACATTGAGGTCAAAAGTAACAATTACATTAGAGGAGTTATCGGTTTTATTTCATGGAAATGGGCAGCGTTTTGAAGAGCTGGCGGCCGATATCCTAAAGTTGGAAGAAGAAAACATACTTCAACCGGTGAAATCTGCTGGTCAAACTACCCGCACGCCATCAGTTGCCTATCGGTATCGAATAAACAAATCAAAGCTTCAAGCAGATTTTCACGTAGAACTTCATCGTTATACTTCACAGTTTCATAGTGCGATTCGATTGGATTGTTATTATTCAATGCCGCCTGAAATATTTTTAAATGATCTTCCATTCATTGAACGTATTCAAACATACTTAACTGAAGTCGGATTTCCGCAGGAATCTGTCCCGGCTCCGGAAAGAAGCGCAGCGCTTGTTGGAGATGAGAAGTGGATTGATGAGGGCGGGGGACGTGAGGTGTTGGAGAGAATCGGACTGTGGAATGTGATGAAAATTGTTCCAGTATCAGATCCGCTCATGATGGCATTTAATGTCAAAATAGTGATGAATCCGCAGCAATTTCACCTCATCGTTGAAAATAAAACGACGTATCAGGCACTGTTGCCGATTTTATCGGAAACGGTTTTTTCCACGCTTATTTACGGTTCCGGGAATAAAATTGTAAAAAGTATTGAGCAATTCGACTGGCAATTCCCGATACAGAAAGCCAATCATACTTTTTATTATTTTGGAGATATTGACAGATCAGGCATAACCATTTGGAATTCGTTGAATGAAAAACGGCAAGTCATTCCGGCGACTCCGTTTTATGAGGCTTGTTTAAGCAAATCGCCTTTTAAAGGAAAAACAAATCAGCGTAAGGATATAAAGGCGATTGAGAACTTTGTTACCGCAATGCCGTGTGGTCCAAAAGTTGAATCGTTACTTGAGGATGGACATTATTATCCGCAAGAAGTGTTAAAGTCTTCTGAACTGAGAGAGATTTGGAGGAACTGGTCATGGAATATCATGAATGGAAAGGCTTAA
- a CDS encoding alpha/beta fold hydrolase, whose protein sequence is MRCHSLVQQGWLDGLFYEVRGQGETILLLHGIGGSHTMFKPQVTSLSKHYKTVTVDLNGNGNSESVKTKSYLTTHIKCILALMDHLKIKRAILVGLSYGGIITQLFAIIHPDKVKKMKMILIDTYSRIQPKNLYEL, encoded by the coding sequence ATGAGGTGTCATAGTCTGGTTCAACAGGGGTGGTTAGATGGTTTATTCTATGAAGTAAGAGGGCAAGGTGAAACCATTTTATTATTGCATGGTATTGGTGGAAGCCATACGATGTTTAAGCCCCAGGTGACGAGTTTATCAAAACATTATAAAACAGTTACCGTTGACTTAAATGGAAACGGGAATTCAGAATCCGTCAAAACTAAAAGTTATCTTACTACTCATATTAAGTGTATTTTAGCTCTAATGGATCATTTAAAAATTAAAAGAGCCATCTTAGTAGGATTGTCTTACGGCGGAATTATTACTCAGTTATTTGCGATTATACATCCCGATAAAGTGAAGAAAATGAAAATGATTCTCATCGACACATACAGCCGTATCCAACCCAAAAATCTATATGAATTATGA
- a CDS encoding LytR family transcriptional regulator — MNRTNRRKKKKWPWIVGIPTVLILGAVVYGLFIYMDFTKTVKEIHEPIDREVSDKREVPIAFKKQDPFSVLILGVDEREGDSGRSDTMIVLTVNPETNSTKMVSIPRDTYTEMVGRGFKDKLNHAYAFGGIEMAMDSVENLLDIPIDYVVQVNMDSFKDIVDAVGGVTINNTLNFREGNYSFPKGNIHLNGDEALAFVRMRYEDPRGDFGRQDRQKQVIQAVLREGASVNSLLNYKSIFGAISNNIRTNMTFDEMVDVQKNYRNATGNIEQLYIEKGSGQKMNGIWYYMMNSDELRGIHDELKEHLEL, encoded by the coding sequence ATGAACAGAACAAATAGAAGAAAAAAGAAAAAATGGCCGTGGATTGTTGGAATTCCAACTGTTTTAATCCTAGGTGCAGTTGTATACGGTTTGTTCATTTACATGGATTTCACAAAAACCGTGAAAGAAATCCACGAACCAATTGACAGAGAGGTATCGGACAAGCGAGAAGTGCCAATTGCTTTCAAAAAGCAAGATCCTTTTTCAGTGCTGATTTTAGGAGTCGATGAACGGGAAGGAGATTCTGGACGTTCTGACACAATGATCGTGTTAACTGTAAATCCCGAAACAAACTCAACAAAAATGGTTAGCATCCCTCGTGATACGTACACTGAAATGGTCGGCCGCGGATTTAAGGATAAACTGAATCATGCCTACGCATTCGGTGGCATCGAAATGGCGATGGATTCTGTTGAAAACTTACTCGACATTCCAATTGACTACGTCGTTCAAGTGAATATGGACAGTTTTAAAGATATCGTCGATGCAGTTGGAGGCGTGACGATTAACAACACACTGAATTTCAGAGAAGGTAATTATTCATTTCCAAAAGGCAATATCCATCTTAATGGGGACGAGGCTTTAGCATTTGTCCGTATGCGCTACGAAGATCCGCGCGGTGACTTCGGTCGACAAGATCGACAAAAACAAGTAATTCAAGCCGTCCTTCGCGAAGGCGCATCTGTGAACAGTTTATTGAATTATAAAAGCATTTTCGGTGCCATTAGCAACAACATCCGCACAAATATGACATTCGATGAAATGGTTGATGTGCAGAAAAACTATCGGAATGCTACGGGAAATATCGAACAGCTCTATATTGAGAAAGGTTCCGGACAGAAGATGAATGGAATTTGGTATTATATGATGAACAGCGATGAATTAAGAGGAATTCACGATGAACTGAAAGAACATCTGGAATTGTAA
- a CDS encoding LysM peptidoglycan-binding domain-containing protein, with amino-acid sequence MKKIAFSVVATGSLAFFVGTGDAEASSYQVKAGDSLWKIASSNQVSVADIKKWNGLTSDVIYPNQVLQVNSTASVPVKQTESRPSATPTTTSTYTVKSGDTLSQIAQRHNTTVGAIQRLNNITGHLIFAGQQLKVSGTSPQTSTNTRPSSTPPTTAVPSASTGSHTVVRGDTLSGIAHQHGITVTQLQNWNNIQSHLIYVGQVLKVENTVVAPQKNPPAISTAPPPAQAATGSVKSVIHTAMPLQGTPYTWGGSTPNGFDCSGFIYYVYSQAGVDVPRTNTVGFDARTYEVDKPQVGDLVFFKNTYTTGISHAGIYIGDNKFIHAGGDRVQVTSLSDPYWSKHFDSFKRLYAMN; translated from the coding sequence ATGAAAAAAATTGCTTTTTCGGTAGTGGCAACTGGGTCACTAGCGTTTTTTGTTGGAACAGGCGATGCGGAAGCGAGTTCTTACCAGGTAAAAGCCGGAGATTCCCTTTGGAAAATTGCTTCGTCGAATCAAGTATCTGTGGCTGACATAAAAAAGTGGAATGGGCTCACGTCGGATGTCATTTATCCGAATCAGGTACTTCAAGTTAATTCAACGGCAAGTGTGCCGGTGAAACAAACTGAGTCGAGGCCGAGTGCAACCCCAACAACAACTTCTACATATACAGTGAAATCCGGTGACACTTTGTCACAAATTGCACAACGACATAACACGACGGTCGGTGCGATTCAGAGATTGAATAATATTACAGGTCACTTAATTTTCGCTGGACAGCAATTAAAAGTGAGTGGCACGTCGCCGCAAACTTCTACAAACACCAGACCATCAAGCACTCCACCAACAACGGCGGTGCCAAGTGCATCGACAGGATCTCATACAGTCGTAAGAGGAGATACATTATCTGGAATTGCCCATCAACATGGCATTACAGTAACACAGCTGCAAAATTGGAATAATATCCAGTCGCACCTGATTTACGTTGGACAAGTTTTAAAAGTTGAAAATACAGTCGTTGCACCGCAAAAAAATCCACCAGCAATCAGCACGGCTCCGCCACCTGCCCAAGCTGCAACCGGGTCAGTGAAATCGGTCATTCATACGGCGATGCCTTTGCAAGGAACACCATATACTTGGGGCGGTTCTACACCAAATGGTTTTGATTGTAGCGGTTTTATTTATTATGTTTACAGTCAAGCCGGTGTTGATGTTCCACGGACAAATACTGTCGGATTTGACGCGCGTACTTATGAAGTGGACAAGCCTCAAGTTGGCGATTTAGTCTTCTTCAAGAATACGTATACTACGGGCATTTCCCATGCAGGAATTTATATTGGAGATAATAAATTTATTCACGCTGGCGGAGACCGTGTACAAGTGACGAGTTTATCAGATCCTTATTGGAGTAAGCATTTTGATAGTTTTAAGCGATTGTACGCGATGAATTAA
- a CDS encoding accessory Sec system S-layer assembly protein — protein MNFLSFFRKTEKTGKDSTVDSQEIAPEATKSSGENEIETALSLHPSWNIPQEQQYVFRFLSNDLDPLKPNQISLSGIDVDVEPANGSWLVKAFFRSSLDQTIQIGTVELMLLDENEKLLASQEFDLSELGDIPAKSARPWIFEFKKDNLLADEPPAENWKLAFNVQSMVPHRLDLEKSWEEGLTKEQKDSLEKVVEGLPKLKPREVNISGFQVKTEENGSLAASIFIRNGHSKEINIEQLPLELIDANGDLVARGSFKLDQFSVKANTTKPWTFIYPKEMVQKTDADLSRWIIRVPQQNA, from the coding sequence ATGAACTTTTTATCTTTTTTTAGAAAAACGGAAAAAACAGGCAAAGATAGTACTGTTGATTCACAAGAAATTGCTCCGGAAGCTACGAAATCATCAGGAGAAAATGAAATCGAAACGGCGTTATCGTTACATCCTTCATGGAATATTCCACAAGAACAGCAATATGTGTTTCGTTTTCTATCCAATGATCTTGATCCACTAAAGCCGAACCAAATTTCATTGTCAGGCATTGATGTAGATGTTGAACCAGCGAATGGCAGTTGGCTTGTTAAAGCATTTTTCCGTTCTTCATTGGACCAAACGATTCAGATTGGTACGGTAGAGCTGATGCTACTGGATGAAAATGAGAAACTTCTTGCTTCACAGGAGTTCGATTTGAGCGAATTAGGCGATATTCCTGCAAAAAGTGCACGTCCATGGATATTCGAATTTAAGAAAGATAATTTATTAGCGGATGAACCTCCTGCGGAAAATTGGAAGCTTGCTTTCAATGTCCAATCGATGGTGCCGCATCGTTTAGACTTGGAAAAGTCATGGGAAGAAGGCTTAACCAAAGAGCAAAAAGATAGTTTGGAAAAGGTAGTAGAAGGCCTTCCTAAATTAAAGCCGCGTGAAGTAAATATTAGCGGTTTTCAAGTGAAAACGGAAGAAAACGGTAGCCTTGCTGCATCAATCTTTATCCGAAATGGTCACTCAAAAGAAATTAATATCGAACAATTGCCGCTTGAGTTGATTGACGCGAATGGTGATCTTGTTGCACGCGGTTCATTTAAACTCGACCAGTTTTCGGTAAAAGCGAACACGACAAAGCCGTGGACGTTTATTTATCCTAAAGAAATGGTTCAAAAAACTGACGCTGATTTATCTAGATGGATTATCCGCGTTCCACAGCAAAATGCATAA
- a CDS encoding polysaccharide pyruvyl transferase family protein, with product MKIGIVGNYGNNNNGDEAILAGIIEQVIAHYNITTSDIVVFSNNPPQTSNRFGVESAPLYYKRSSAIMTAIETVRKNSSIVRGLDMLIIGGGGILMDFYNREAQLFGSYGYMAKRGKVPYIVYGCGAGPITSTMGKFFIRKLVNGAESASVRDPKSRDLLRKIGVRKDVQIVGDPSFALPSHVKEKSKDRIGNIGVTVVPYYNLAYWPEANDIKYDSYVQGMADNLDALLEAKDVNINLFSTKYPHDVDVTIDVYNRMQNKDRVTVNKENLSPEDIIKISAEQDMLIGTRLHSVYLAVNAKTPVMAISYHHKVADFMDMVDMGDRTIQIESLTKQSDAILEIVASMDEQWSDKLKEADLLAERMNESARLGMKQFISLRK from the coding sequence ATGAAAATTGGCATCGTTGGGAATTACGGAAATAATAATAATGGGGACGAGGCAATACTAGCGGGGATTATTGAACAAGTAATCGCGCATTACAATATTACAACAAGTGATATTGTCGTTTTTAGTAACAATCCTCCTCAAACATCTAATCGTTTTGGAGTAGAATCAGCTCCTTTATATTATAAACGTTCTTCCGCTATTATGACGGCAATCGAAACTGTACGAAAAAACTCTTCGATTGTACGTGGACTTGATATGCTCATAATAGGCGGCGGAGGTATTTTAATGGACTTCTATAACCGTGAAGCCCAACTTTTTGGTTCTTACGGCTATATGGCTAAACGCGGAAAAGTACCTTATATCGTATATGGCTGCGGTGCTGGCCCGATTACGTCAACAATGGGGAAGTTTTTCATTAGAAAGCTAGTGAATGGTGCAGAAAGTGCTTCGGTTCGTGATCCGAAATCGAGAGACTTATTAAGGAAAATAGGGGTTCGTAAAGATGTCCAAATTGTCGGGGACCCTTCATTTGCTCTGCCTTCTCATGTAAAGGAGAAGTCAAAGGACCGTATTGGTAATATCGGTGTCACGGTCGTACCGTATTACAATCTTGCGTATTGGCCGGAAGCAAATGATATTAAATACGACAGTTACGTACAAGGAATGGCGGATAATCTCGATGCTTTATTAGAAGCTAAAGATGTCAATATAAACCTTTTTTCAACAAAGTACCCGCATGATGTAGACGTAACGATTGATGTTTATAATCGTATGCAAAACAAAGATCGAGTCACAGTAAATAAAGAGAATTTATCACCGGAAGATATTATTAAAATTAGTGCAGAGCAAGACATGTTAATTGGCACGAGGTTGCACTCAGTCTATCTTGCAGTGAATGCAAAAACTCCTGTTATGGCAATTTCTTACCATCATAAAGTTGCGGATTTTATGGATATGGTGGATATGGGGGACAGGACGATTCAAATTGAAAGCCTCACCAAACAAAGCGATGCAATACTTGAGATTGTGGCGTCAATGGACGAACAGTGGAGCGACAAATTAAAAGAAGCAGATTTACTTGCTGAACGAATGAATGAATCAGCAAGACTAGGCATGAAGCAATTTATTTCTTTAAGGAAATGA
- a CDS encoding C40 family peptidase — translation MKGEIEKIMKRFLFMLLACLVISVAGTSTASASTFDSLYKSASSYLGVPYKYGGTTSSGFDCSGFTQAVFKNNGISIPRTTGQQYATGQAVSKSNLQAGDLVFFKTGKSGVSHVGIYIGSNNFIHASTSKGVMISSINDPYYWGSRYVGAKRVKDFSAPPKVVQKPAAPKPDPYPSRVDIAVTLSEKLGLSATGNTSIFKDISNNHPEISSIAAVAEAGIFTGNNGAFMPEGKLTRAQLAKVLVEAFGLEGRTATNFNDVPNNHWATEYIEILYHNNITTGYLNGDFGLNDYVTKGQFQKFIDRIK, via the coding sequence TTGAAAGGGGAAATTGAGAAAATCATGAAACGTTTCTTATTTATGCTTTTGGCGTGCCTTGTCATTTCAGTGGCCGGAACGTCAACTGCCTCAGCAAGCACTTTCGATTCTTTATATAAATCCGCCAGTTCGTATCTCGGTGTACCTTATAAATACGGCGGTACCACATCAAGTGGTTTTGATTGCTCTGGTTTTACACAAGCGGTTTTTAAAAATAATGGCATTTCTATTCCCAGAACAACAGGTCAACAATACGCAACTGGACAAGCTGTTTCTAAGAGCAATTTACAAGCTGGAGACCTAGTATTTTTCAAAACTGGCAAAAGTGGCGTTTCCCATGTTGGGATTTATATCGGAAGCAATAACTTTATCCATGCTTCGACAAGCAAAGGTGTAATGATTTCGTCAATTAACGACCCATACTACTGGGGATCACGTTACGTTGGAGCTAAACGAGTGAAAGATTTCTCTGCTCCGCCAAAAGTAGTACAGAAACCAGCGGCACCAAAGCCAGACCCTTATCCTTCAAGAGTTGATATTGCAGTAACACTTTCAGAGAAACTTGGATTATCGGCAACTGGCAATACATCAATTTTTAAAGATATTTCAAATAATCATCCTGAAATCTCTTCAATTGCTGCGGTTGCAGAAGCAGGTATTTTCACAGGCAATAATGGTGCATTTATGCCCGAAGGAAAATTAACACGTGCCCAACTAGCAAAAGTACTAGTAGAGGCATTCGGACTTGAAGGTCGCACAGCTACTAATTTCAATGATGTTCCAAATAATCACTGGGCAACAGAATATATAGAAATCTTATATCATAACAATATTACAACTGGTTATTTAAATGGAGACTTTGGCTTAAACGATTATGTCACAAAAGGACAATTCCAAAAGTTTATTGATCGAATTAAATAA